From the Anguilla rostrata isolate EN2019 chromosome 5, ASM1855537v3, whole genome shotgun sequence genome, the window GCTCGGTGTGCAGATCAGTCAATCTCTCTCGACGGGGTGAGTCTGAAATACTGACCCATTTGGGAAAAGCTGGAAAATTCATCAATCATGCAATCAAGCTGAAGTCTTTGGATGAATATAGCAGAGATGTGAACGTAGCTCTCCATTTGGATACCTTCTGTGTATTCAATGTACCGAACAGTTTTCCTGAAAATATATCTGCAGTGATACATTTAGGTCTAAAGGCAGCGAAAGATGACTAACAAAAGTCTTTTATCTAAATTAAAAACCCTGAAAGAAGTGAAGAGCTCCTTAGTGTAGGCCATTGTCATATCTTTAGAGAGTCAGCCTTGGGCCTGTGCTCCCACGGTGAATATTATGGCATTTATCTGCACAAGGTCACTCTTTTCTCAgatcttttttcttccccaaagCTCTGTCTTATCTCTCTTTTACCTCCACAATGTAttctttaatatatttttaattaattctcaTCTCCAAATACGGGTCTCATTGTGTCTCCCCACTGGATCTAATTCCACAGACTCTGATGTTCGGCCGAACAGGCTGCTGACCTGGTGCCAGAGGCAGACCGAGGGCTACAGGGGTGTGAACGTGATTGATCTCTCTTTGTCTTGGAAGGACGGCCTGGCGCTGTGCGCTCTCATCCACCACTTCAGGCCTGATCTCATGTGAGACGCTACATCTTGACACTGCTCACCCAACATGCATCGCAACCCACAAAGCATATATTGCAAATTCACAGAGCATGTATCACGattctgtatatttataatACACACAGCATATATATTTCAACACATGTCACAGCACATCCGGTATGTAAAATGCAGCTTATATATCAGTACATCTCAGGCCTTGATTTGACAGTATTAAAAGGTGCTACAAACACAGCTGGTTAGGACAAATATTTTGGAGCAAACAATTGCAATTCATTTTATCACTGGTTTCTCGCTTGTGCTGGATGGCTGGATATGACTGGTTGGCTGTGACTGAATTTTTGTGAAATGGTACACATGCGCGGTACAATGGAGTTATATTGGTCTTTAAAATCCACTCTTAAATGCGGTGTTAACTGACCAGTTAACCCCTTTAAAATAAGCCTTGTTGTGTGTGTCCGAGTACACATATCTGAGATCGTAATATTACTATCACTGACATCATAGTCAATACATTGTGCACTATATTCTCCTGGCAGACCTGGCAGTGCCTGGAAGACCTACcactttatttttgtcttctgagtctctggtcttaatctcaagaaccatatagtCTACTATCCTGAAAGATCACATACATTGCAATGGCCCTGAGTAAAGTCTACTTTTTAGTAATTGTTTTTCCTAACTTTTGCCTTATATAACTGTAGATTAAATCGACAGTGCACTGTTTATTTGCATCTGTCATCTTAAAGCTGTGCAGGCTTATATTCTGAGTGTATTTAGAAGACTTTTTAACGAtcctttcacacaaaaatgGGAGTGCGTTTTGAAAAAGTGCTTTTCTATCCTGTAGATCTTATCGCACTAAAACATGCCTGGTTGCTGTCTGAAATGTTCCAGGGGCTCTGTCATGTGCTGTGCTTTATGAGTATCATCTTCACGACCGTGTGTGAAATCAGATATGAGCATGTTCCTGCTGTGACGTCTCCCAGAGCTCCCACACACTGCTGAGTTTTACACAGCTTACACTGGCTGCCCCCTCCGTGTCACAAATAGATGTGATATAATGGAAAGCCCAGAGCAGCAGCCAGAAAGACAAAAGCTTGGCTGTGTTGCCATTTGTTGTTGTTCACACGCCTTCCCCAGGTTCATAAGTTGTATCTGTCACTCATTACACTGTGATGGGGCCtgctctgaaaacatttttcacgttttacacacaacacattttactTGTGCATTACTCTCTTACCTTTTCCAACAGCATTACAGCACCTTTTGATAGCCCCAACATGGTCACAATGGTCACACGGTCACAATCCTGTCcaatgccccaccccctctttgtACCTCATCAGAGATTTTGACTCCCTAAGCAAGGAGGACGCGGCCGGAAACAGTCAGCTAGCCTTTGAAGTTGCCGAGCGAGAGTTTGGCATCCCTCCCATCATGGTGGAGCAGGAGTGTGAGGCTGACCAGGATCTGGACGAGCAACTCATGGTCGCTTATCTCTCCAAGATGTATGAGGTGTTCCGGGGTACCCCAGCACCTGGCACAGGTGAGCTGACCATGGTCACATATGCTTTCAGAGTGTATGAGGTTCTCAATTCTACATTCAAATTGAGTTAGTTGCAATATGTCTTAAAGCTCcaacaaaaaatgtagttttgaAGTCTCCTTCCAAATGGGTCCATAGTGGGCATTTATTTACGCTGATATATTAGAACTGAACTTTGCAGAAAACTGTGAACTATTTCAAAAACGCTGTAATATGATTTGCAGGTTCCAGAAGACAATGGAATTCACAAGAGGAGTATTCTGCAAAGTCGACCAACACTGTTTGCAACCTGATGAATATAGTGCTGCCTAGAAAACGGGTTCCgaaggtaaccccccccccacaatcctCAAGGTTCcaaagacaaaatataaaaagccTGAGGCTGATTTTCCTGAACAGAACGTAGTTTTACTGGAGTTAGAAGAGATAAAAACTGTTCAAAAAGGACATTGAATCAATCCTTTATTCATGTTAGttgatttatttctgtcagGATGAGAAGAAGCTGGAGGACAGTGACTCTTATAACAAACGAAGACGGAGGAGCAACAGTTACCTGGAAGAGGTtagatatgttttaaaatataactgcaTCCACAGATAGGTATTTCATATTAGTGTTACAAAGGTCTAGAACATAAAGGCAACAAATATTCAAGACAATTTCATGGATTGTGTCTAGTATATGAATTTATAGTCTGGAAATACGCTAGAGATGGAATCAAAGAGACACTCTGCTTTGCGCTCCTGCTGATTCTGATTGGCCTGCTTTTTTTGACAGGCAACCAACTTCTCCAATCAGAGTGCAGATCTAGGGAGTGAGGCCAGTGACCTCAAGGAGAACAGGGTCAGGTCCATGGCCACCCAGTTGTTGGCCAAGTTTGAGGGGAACGCACCCAACTGCGTGCTGCTAAGGAAGGTAAGGACCTGCAGTGTCTCCCCAGACTAATTAGCTATGGTTACGCAAGGTAATCTTAGCCATTTACACCATCTGATAGAGTATATGGGTAGCAGTTCATACATATACTGTTGAACATTTATCTCTTTGACCAATGCATATTATTTACATTCTATCAGGTAATTTTATGGTCTGGTGCGATTTGTTTAAATGCGAAGCATGAGAAATAACATGCCATACTGTGTATGAATTGCTCAAACATGTATTGGACTTGAGAGTCCTGAGGACAGTaaatcatttcttttcatttccacaCCCTTTTGTAATGCCTTGCTTTTGCTGAGCACtggtcctctcctctgtgttcaTTGTTTGCTAACGCACAGAGGAATCTTTGAACTGAGGGCTCCTTTTAGCACTCTACAAGCCATGAACCACTTTAGCACTGTGAACCACTGGCTTAGAAACCATTTCACTATTGACTGTGACTGTTTGACTAATGACTGATTCGTAGGTGTTGTAtggagtatttattttatatgaaatacaCTTCCACATGTTTTGTTTCCCAAAACCCAGACATGTTGATATTCATTTAATCATTAACATTTCAGTAATAGTATTTCAAATAGTATGTCAATAATAGTATATTAAATAGTATGTCAAAAGCTTCTCCCTAAAAGCTcagttttctcttctttctttcctgtCCTGTTAACCCTATCCTTGGCTTTGCTGAACTTCTTTCTAAGCCAAAGACTGGCTCAAGCACTGGGAACCTGCTGAGACCACGTTCTCTGGACATGACAGAGACCCTCCAGTTAGCCATGTCCAGGcttgctccccctccccctcctacTCCTCCCAAACAGCAGGTACAGCAGCCACGGGCATCATGGGCAAGATGAGAGGGAATGCAGTCATACATTCTTCATAGATGTGTTGGGGAACACAAACAGTTTTGCTGTAAAGCACAGTCATGTACACGCTCAGGTGTTGAAATCACCAGCCCTCATAATTATAGTCAAGTTTTaaaagtaccccccccccccccctgccccacacacacacatacacaaaacaaaaacccccTACCACAcgtacaacacacaccacacacaacagacagcACAGTCCCTTATCAAGCACCATAAGCATATACACACCATAGCTCTGaattttctctcccccctcccttacaTGTAGCATTTATTTACAGTTCCAGTGTCCCCCCATGATGTCATATACAGCATTGTCCACGATTACGCTGCCCCCCAGCCCACAGCGTCTCCTCAGGAAGACCAAACCTGCCAGTCAGACTCCAGAGGGTCCGTCTGATACAGACCCAGATACAGACCCAGAATACCCGACATCCCGCCGTGCCGCTATCATAGCTGTGGCAGGAATGCTCAAGCGCCTGCAGAGAGTGGAGGAAGAGATCAGTCAGGTGACCGGCCATGTGATCTCACATGCTCTCACCATTGCatgtaatgaatatttatcaGGCTTCAGTATAACCTCTCTTGGCTCACTCTGGCTGTTTTCACAACTTATTAATGTATAATGCGTATAGCTTGACAATAAATAATCTCTGCACCAATACTCAGAGGGGTTTGCAcctgacaaaaacatattttttagaCCATTACATAGTTGACTCcttaatccatccatccaactGGTGGCATGAATGGCCCTCTCATTAATTATCCTCTAATTGAATTCTGCAGTAAagcttttccttttcttttccccttttaGCCTTCTGCATGCTGTCTGTTTCCTCATTCACTTCTGTTTTAGATGCCACAGTAAATGcagtttaattaatattaaaacaatgttgCAGTACAGTTAGTGTTACAGTCTGAGTACTGTATCCACTGATCCCAGTAAAGCTCATTGTATCTTATGGGTTGGCCTGGTGCACTGAAGCCCTGGAGCAGTGAGTGGTCTTGGTGCTGATATTCAAAATCATGAATCTCCACTCCATGAGTGGTGGGGGTTTCCTGGGTAATGACAGGATATTTCTGATTATTAATAGTGAATAAAGAGTGAGCACATATTCTACAGCATTGTTATGTGATATGTACTGCATATTGCTGGGGTTACATGTGCTCCAGTTTAAGAGCCATGTTTAAATAGATGGTTATGGTTCAGATGCAAGGTTCAGCCTGACTGGTGTTCCACACCTTCCCACATCCTGAAACAAACCTACAAGAATCCTGCTGCTCCACTTTCTGTCTCCATCCTGCCCCCCTGGCCATCCTGCGATGTGTCAAAACCCAGCTGTGACCTCTATGGTGTGAAACTGGATTAGAAAAGCACTCCACTGCAACACAGTTAACAAACTGTTCTGTGTTACCTAAAGCAGATGGCGTTGAACAAAACAAGAGCGTATTGTTTGTGGAAATATAGCTAATCTCAGTTTTAAATTGCCCAATAGCATCTGTGTTTCACATAGGGTTTTTTTGTATGGCCAGGGTAGGTGACCTGAGGGTTTTTGAGGGCCAAGAACTGTTGGTTTTCCACcttccctttacctgggagtcaggcgTGAATACAGTCTGGTTAATCAGTTGCACTAATTCTTCAGTTAGTTActtgggagaaaagaaaaccagggttttggatttgagggccagatttgagtctCCATGCCATGGGTGCGTAGGGCCTGGGCTTTCTTCAGAAGTGcttctctatccctctcacacctctttttctctctttccttttcttcacTCCATTCTGCCATCCTGCAGAAGAAGGCTCAGACCCAGAACAATAGGGAGTTTCAGAACAAGAGCATAAAGGAGAAGGCCGTCCACCTGAGCTCTTTGTTCTCGGGGTGTAAGAGCCCCCCAGCCCAGGTGACTGAGTAATcaaccagccccgcccccctttacCTGCCTCACCTCCCTGCATGGGTGTGTAGCATGTTTAGTGCTGTCGCAGTGTGTGAGCTTGTGAGCCCTTCCTAGATCACCCACTCCATTGTCTGGGTGCTGCTATGATGTGTTACAGTAGCAATGGCTTAGCAGTCTGAGTCTTATATAAATGTAGAATAGAAGATTATGTATGCTGGGGTGGCTACCGGTTTTATGTTAGTTAGCATGTGCCCATATTAAGAGCTGCTTCAGCTAATACCATAAGCTAATACCATAATGAAACACTGAGAAAGTTTTTGATTTAATCCAAAAATAATGCTACTGTCATCACAAAGTGTGTCATGCTCACAGACTGGTAAAGGAATATGGGAATTAGTCATTATCTGTCTCACATTCCCATTTTAGAATCTAAATATGCCCTCCCCTCGTCAGTGCGTCATTCAACACAGTGCTCAGTCATTCTGCCCTATTAGTCACTGAAAGTGAGTACGTCATCATGGGAAATCgtaagaagatttttttttttaaacaatgttatGCCCTGTCCCAACTTCAGCCAAGTTGTTGTTCTGCCAGAAAGCTGCTAAATGAACTGCTTTCCCTTGTTCTGCATTCAGAAAGTAGAAAGTTCTTTAAATTAGGTTTTTTCCCAATCCAGCCCAACCCCTGGTGTAGCAACAGCGCTTATGAAACGACACTGCAAATCCACTTGTCCTGTGAGCTTAGGGCAGCGCTCAGATTATCTGGCTGTTTCTCCATGGATACATTGATAAGGAAACAATTATGATGGGGCTGTGCTCTATACGGCTGAGTTATAGCCGTTACCTGGTAGAATACTTCAATCCGTCCAACAGGAAAACTCATTCAGCCAGatgtcagattttaaaatattttttgtaccCAGAGGTTTTCAGAATACAGATTGCCTactaaaaaagaataataaaaatacagacagaaaaataacagacagggagacatgtGTAATGGCTGCTCAGTGGTAGGTAGATGCTttgctttctttaaaatgacAGGGTGGCTGTTCTATTGCTCTTtgggacattttttaaaatccatggCAACACAGACCACAGTCTTGTACCAGCAGACAggcccacacacagccacccacCTACCATACCCAAAGGTGCTTGGTACCCTCTGCTACTTCCTGTTTTATCTCTTGTTTCCTCTTCATCTACTCTGCTACCACAGCAAATaatgactggtgtgtgtgtgtatgcgttcgtgcttgcatgtatgtatgtgtgtgtgtgcatgcttccCTTTTCAGTGTCACGTCAGTGTCTGACCAGATGTAACCAGCACGACGGTGAAGGTACCGATGACTGACTGGTGCTGCTGATGTGGGTGTGGACTGAAACAAACGGGAATGGAATGTCCTATCctgctcattttttccccctcttcttctccctGTCCTCTTTCTTCCTGCTGTATCTGCTTAAAACGTGTATCTGGGAATGAAATCTCAGGACCTGGATGTgcagctttgtaaaaaaaagaaatctctgCATGTGACTGAGGCAGACGTGGTGAGTGATTTACTGCACCTCCATTTACTAGACACGGGACTGAAAATGATGCAGTGGGCGTGAGGATTATGCAGATGAATCTTATCACAGTGGTAGCTACTAATGCTATGCCATGCTGCGTGCATTTGTTACATACACCCTCTATTTTTAGTACCATGTTtaatctaccccccccccccccaccccccatcaaaAATTCTTATTGCCAGTTGTGCTACAGTGCCACCTGAAGACCTGTACAAAGACCTTGCAGTGTAGCCAAAGCATGGGTACTGCTGTTTCCCTAAGTCATGATCCAGCCGCAATTGTAAATACTACAGGCCCCGCAGTACAACATGAGAGATATGCTGATTGGATGAGAGACATATCTCTCACTGTTGACAACTGTGAACATCTGGTGCATCGTTGGGAGGAACTGATGCAGTGGGAACCCTGGGTGACTTAGTCTCGCCATATGTCTGGCCAGTTGTGGTACTGGCCATACAGTATTTGGCTAATAACATAACTCATGTTTTGGAGCCTCTAGGCCATtcttaaatatttcagttgtttAATCTGGGTATGGGCTGAACATTGTTTATCATCCCTGTGGGATAATTTTAGTTTGTAAGGAAATGTTCATTGTAACTTCATGCGAACGTTTTACCGGTTGATTTTGGTGGAGATTTTCTTTGAGTCCTATGCTGTTTTATAATGGTATAGAACAGAAAGTGCTCATGTGAATCATGTGCGTCTTTGCTGTTTCTGGTTTTAGTGTGAAAGAAATGGCACCACCGACATGatatttccaaaacaaatggaaatttcAGATTCAGGTCCAGCTCAAACTTTTAATTCTTCCAAACAGGTATTGTTACTATGTGGCATTTTGCTACCAGTCTGCAtgtgttgaatgtgttttttttaggccTGGACTTCTAagtatttcccttttttaataaGCACCCCTTGCTCAAAACATTCCACCCTAGATAGAAGAGGAGTTTAATCATGCATGCATAGTTATTTTTGGTTCAGCAGACTTTTGTGGGGTAGAACTGCCAAAACACCCTGCTGAATAGTGAGaaactgtttatttatgcaATTGTTCAGCACAGGACAGACGGTTCCTCCCTCTGTCCACTCTTTGCTCCCATTGGTGGATTATAGATCTGGGAGTGGCATGCTTAAATGCCCATATGGCCCCACTGTTTATGAGAACAAATTCCTGAGACCCCTCCCTCTTTCATGGCCAGAATTTTGAGCAGAAAATTCACTTGTTTTGATAACGAATTCACGcgatgttcatttattttgctaaaCCACTTTCATTCTTCTGAGTCAAGTACATTAAGCAAAGGGAAGTGGTCTCAGAGTGGTCACAAAAAGTGctgcgaatgtacagagaaatgTGTGCAAGTTTTAGCATTAAGCATTGAGCTGCACACTACAGATGTGATTGTGGTTACTTTCTGTTGCATGTGTGAAAGTTGGAATGTTTCCCCTTCTTTCCCTAGTCCCTTCTTCTGCCTCCCCGTTACTTGGCCTCTGTTCTTCTCTCATTTTGTCTTCCACtccttttcttcctccctccttgtctttgctttctctcttcctggTGGTCAGAGGACTGTGGGGAAGGTGTCATCGGTCATAGGTGCAAAGGCGGAAACACTAGCCTACCTGTATGAGAACGACCACAAGCGAAAAACAGTTTGGTCATTTCTCTCACCGGTAAGCAGTCTTGGTCAGTCATGAAACCAGTCAGAAGAGGAAACCCTGCCACATGTTCTTTAAGgctgtatttgtgtgggtgATATATTTGAGACAAAGGATCTGGCACCCTAGTTTCCAACATCAGGCAATATATTCATTAGTAGTGTTGACTGAATTATTCAACAGAAATATAGGGTTTGcagaaacagcagaaacaaTAAATTGCAAAACTGTAGAAATTATAGAACTTCTGGGTTCTAAAGCACTCCTTGCAATGATGCTCCGGGCAATCGGAAATCAGACCTTGACTGCCAGTGTTGATTATGTTTGGTAGTCACGCAGGGCGATGCGTGATTGGTGGTTTGCTATTTCCCATATCATCACACAACAGCACCTCCTCTGGACAGTCAGGAGCCAGTCGTGCAGTCCTCCGGCACAAGTGACTGTTCAGTAGTGAAGGCCACAGACAGTAGTGCTGCTGATAATGGAGAGCAGGTGGAAGGCCAGTAGCAGTGCACCTGATGGCCAGCGTGTTCCTCTTTTCCAGGGTTCCTTGCGAAAGGTGTTCCCACAGGTCCTTGGGGGTGGGGACAGGTGTCACTTCTGCGGGAAGCAGGTGTACCTGATGGAGCGCCTGAGCGCTGAGGGCCGCTGTTTCCACAGGGACTGTTTCCGCTGCCAGGCCTGTGGCTCCACCCTGAGGCTCGGGGGATACGTCTACCACTCTGCACACGGTAGGCCGCGCCCACACCGCCATGTTTCATTACTCAAGGCTGAGTCCTGATAAACGTGCACTCTTCAGTTCTAATGGATCTCCTCAGCATAGCagatatttaattgaattgcttttcccctttttgtGGAGTGTGTTGTCTAACTGGTTACATTTCTGTGTTCACAGGCCAGTTTTATTGCAAGGCTGATTGTGCTCAGCTCAAAGGTAGCACCAAGCACAGGAGGAGGACGTTTGAACTTCAGATGGTAAATCAAAAAAACTTTATTCTCACTTATTAAAAACTTAATCACAAAAaggctcattaaaaaaaaaaaaaaactcaggtaCATGAAGTAAGAGACTCATCAGTTAAGGCTGGTTACATTTAGATGGCAATGGGTTCTTGTGACTCAGCCATGCCTCtgcgtgttttgtgttttgtgattgGTTCCTCAGGGgagtggaggggcgggggtgctggagggcTTTCAGAGGGCCAGCCCTGACCGAACCCGGCGGCAGAGTGCTCCTGCAGGtatccttctctctttcctcagGGAGACCCTGCGTTGGCCGCTGCACGCACCCTGCCGCCTGACCCGCTGGGTGCAGGGCACCACGCGGGCCGCAAGGCGCCACCTGTGGGTTAATGCGGAGGATTACACCTTCCTCTATGAGCTGCTGAGCCTGGGCATTCCCCTGCTCTGTGCCCTGCAGGATGTCCTGACACAGATGAGCTCTGAGCCCAGCCCCCTTTCCCACTAGCCATGCCCCTCACCTGAGAACCTGCAGAGGGgccagtgttgccagattgggTGGATTCCCGCCTAATTAGGTTACCTTTTTAATGTCACTGTGTGGGGAAAATGGCTTTGGGCAGGTTCGCCgttttcaaatctggcaacactgagAACTGGGTCCTTTCAGCAGTGATATCTCATGCCATGGCCGCCTTTTAAATGTGAGCACAGGTTCTCACTCGCTACTAATGGCAACATATTGCACGTTTAAGGAATTATTAAGGAATCTCCTTAATAAAACAgactttaaaatgagtttttatgAAGTAACCAAAAAGGAATGACTGAACGCACCTTAATCAGGGGAACCTCAATGGTGCTGATCGGGCACATTTATCAAATCCCATGGTAACTTTCACATAAAAATCTGCGCTTTCACTGTTGTATCCAATggaaacaaaaccatttttttgttttgtgacatgagtgtttacatttttcatcGAAGATTAGAATTCTACCTATGGCcatattgtatattttacagTGCGCTGTTGTTTAAAGCTTTATGTATTGTTCATTGCTCTTCTTATCAAAAGCACTCTGTGTTGCTTCtttgattcaattcaattttgcTGTTGAATTCCGTCCAccctcacaaataaataattatggtaatatatataattagttCAGTTAACAATTAGTCTTTGATAATTTGGTCTTTGGTAAATGTAACATTGACAATTAGTCAATGTTAAATTTACCATGCTCTTCACAGGCATTGCTTTATATTAGTACTCTTCTGTGAAGAATGCTAGCTCAGGTTGTGAGAATGGTTTACTGTTTAAAGTTTTAATGGTGGTTTATATGAAAGAGGTGTGCAAAAGACTTGTGACCTCACTAAGATCAGCATCACCTGTACTTACCAGCGCACTGGAAATGCACTCTGAGAGAGGACAATGAGGCCTCAGccatttgtgtattttctctaaaatatatgcacaatacctcaaaacaaatgattttcatagcagcatgtactgtacatcctGAATAATCTATTGACAGGGCTTATTGAGCTTGCTACATGTGTAGTGGATGGGAAGATGCTATGTAAATGATCAGACAATGTCCTTCTGCAGGGACAGAtctagaaattattttttcagggaTAAAAATACGACTAAGGTCCCCCATTACCCCTCTACaacccgtgcacacacacaccccccatcTCTAGGGGcccccaaaaaaatgttattgacaATTCTGTTTTCTGTCCTGTAATTTgatttagaatttatttattgacccCATTCCTACAGTCTTGTATTTTAGAAACTGTTATGTTGCATTCTCTCAACactgtttttttgctgtttttcaccCTCTGATCTTttccaatattacatttttccatACTGTCTCAATTTTCTCACAGTTGTTTTCAGCCTCCCAGCATCAcaagctctgattggctgaaaaatgGCTACGGGAAGGTGATAGCCTGCATGGTCCATAGTCACATGACTGAGTTTACTGTCTTGCTGTGGTTGCCACTGTTCTTTTATCAGCTGTTATTGcaatattatattcatttgcatttttgctgAGAACGGTGCATGGATTTTGTGTTTCAAAGAATTCAGATTTGTTTTGGTCTCCATCTGAAAACAATTTCTGACTTTTCATCCAAACCCACCCCaaccaaaaaaaccaaaacaaagtgAGTTGCATGGCTCAAAGTCAAAGACTGCagtttcaattttattttcattaatagAAATGCTGTggagtttt encodes:
- the mical2a gene encoding F-actin-monooxygenase mical2b isoform X1, coding for MGETEEEKSAQAGPLFESFVQAPTCKGTLQAFSILCRQLELDPQEHRTFYSGLRAHVTSWKAKALWSKLDKRAAHKEYKKGRACSGTKCLVIGGGPCGLRTAIELALLGAKVVVLEKRDSFSRNNVLHLWPYTIHDLRGLGAKMFYGKFCVGAIDHISIRQLQLMLLKVALILAVEVHVGVEFVKLLEPEDQENQGPGWRAAVRPADHPISDFDFDVVVGADGRRNTLEGFRRKEFRGKLAIAITANFINRNTTAEAKVEEISGVAFIFNQKFFQDLKDETGIDLENIVYYKDNTHYFVMTAKKQSLLDKGVIIHDYVDTEMLLSNENVNQEALLSYAREAADFGTHYQLPCLDFAMNHYGQADVAMFDFTSMYASENAALVRERFGHQLLVALVGDSLLEPFWPMGTGCARGFLAAFDAAWMVRSWAQGWAPLDILAERESLYRLLPQTTPENLTKNFEQYTINPATRYPNLNSSCVRPHQVRHLYISGELQPCSLQRVGSVCRSVNLSRRDSDVRPNRLLTWCQRQTEGYRGVNVIDLSLSWKDGLALCALIHHFRPDLIDFDSLSKEDAAGNSQLAFEVAEREFGIPPIMVEQECEADQDLDEQLMVAYLSKMYEVFRGTPAPGTGSRRQWNSQEEYSAKSTNTVCNLMNIVLPRKRVPKDEKKLEDSDSYNKRRRRSNSYLEEATNFSNQSADLGSEASDLKENRVRSMATQLLAKFEGNAPNCVLLRKPKTGSSTGNLLRPRSLDMTETLQLAMSRLAPPPPPTPPKQQFQCPPMMSYTALSTITLPPSPQRLLRKTKPASQTPEGPSDTDPDTDPEYPTSRRAAIIAVAGMLKRLQRVEEEISQKKAQTQNNREFQNKSIKEKAVHLSSLFSGCKSPPAQDLDVQLCKKKKSLHVTEADVCERNGTTDMIFPKQMEISDSGPAQTFNSSKQRTVGKVSSVIGAKAETLAYLYENDHKRKTVWSFLSPGSLRKVFPQVLGGGDRCHFCGKQVYLMERLSAEGRCFHRDCFRCQACGSTLRLGGYVYHSAHGQFYCKADCAQLKGSTKHRRRTFELQMGSGGAGVLEGFQRASPDRTRRQSAPAGILLSFLRETLRWPLHAPCRLTRWVQGTTRAARRHLWVNAEDYTFLYELLSLGIPLLCALQDVLTQMSSEPSPLSH
- the mical2a gene encoding F-actin-monooxygenase mical2b isoform X2 translates to MGETEEEKSAQAGPLFESFVQAPTCKGTLQAFSILCRQLELDPQEHRTFYSGLRAHVTSWKAKALWSKLDKRAAHKEYKKGRACSGTKCLVIGGGPCGLRTAIELALLGAKVVVLEKRDSFSRNNVLHLWPYTIHDLRGLGAKMFYGKFCVGAIDHISIRQLQLMLLKVALILAVEVHVGVEFVKLLEPEDQENQGPGWRAAVRPADHPISDFDFDVVVGADGRRNTLEGFRRKEFRGKLAIAITANFINRNTTAEAKVEEISGVAFIFNQKFFQDLKDETGIDLENIVYYKDNTHYFVMTAKKQSLLDKGVIIHDYVDTEMLLSNENVNQEALLSYAREAADFGTHYQLPCLDFAMNHYGQADVAMFDFTSMYASENAALVRERFGHQLLVALVGDSLLEPFWPMGTGCARGFLAAFDAAWMVRSWAQGWAPLDILAERESLYRLLPQTTPENLTKNFEQYTINPATRYPNLNSSCVRPHQVRHLYISGELQPCSLQRVGSVCRSVNLSRRDSDVRPNRLLTWCQRQTEGYRGVNVIDLSLSWKDGLALCALIHHFRPDLIDFDSLSKEDAAGNSQLAFEVAEREFGIPPIMVEQECEADQDLDEQLMVAYLSKMYEVFRGTPAPGTGSRRQWNSQEEYSAKSTNTVCNLMNIVLPRKRVPKDEKKLEDSDSYNKRRRRSNSYLEEATNFSNQSADLGSEASDLKENRVRSMATQLLAKFEGNAPNCVLLRKPKTGSSTGNLLRPRSLDMTETLQLAMSRLAPPPPPTPPKQQFQCPPMMSYTALSTITLPPSPQRLLRKTKPASQTPEGPSDTDPDTDPEYPTSRRAAIIAVAGMLKRLQRVEEEISQKKAQTQNNREFQNKSIKEKAVHLSSLFSGCKSPPAQDLDVQLCKKKKSLHVTEADVCERNGTTDMIFPKQMEISDSGPAQTFNSSKQRTVGKVSSVIGAKAETLAYLYENDHKRKTVWSFLSPGSLRKVFPQVLGGGDRCHFCGKQVYLMERLSAEGRCFHRDCFRCQACGSTLRLGGYVYHSAHGQFYCKADCAQLKGSTKHRRRTFELQMGSGGAGVLEGFQRASPDRTRRQSAPAVVFSLPASQALIG